From the genome of Podospora pseudoanserina strain CBS 124.78 chromosome 7 map unlocalized CBS124.78p_7.2, whole genome shotgun sequence, one region includes:
- the ATG16 gene encoding autophagy protein 16, interacts with Atg12p-Atg5p (COG:U; EggNog:ENOG503P5FB) → MQNWRTEYITGIKDAEKQHPVNRELIAAYSQLCDRLSTLEAEKALLQSQLQQQQQQQQQQQQPPPSSSRKTTTTTPPPTSSPSSDDTNATITRLRLDLTEALRSKSQFQSRLAKSDDELARLRTKTTSDSKALADLTAQARTLSRKLRDREEELRAKNKLVADVQDELAVLNMQLDQVEKQRAKREAEYNHLLSRYMVRVEQETEAMNLEHDKPSSSSTKQKR, encoded by the exons ATGCAAAACTGGCGAACAGAATACATCACCGGAATcaaggatgccgagaagCAACATCCCGTCAACCGGGAGCTAATCGCAGCAT ACTCCCAACTCTGCGACcgcctctccaccctcgaaGCCGAAAAAGCCCTCCTCCAATctcaactccaacaacaacaacaacaacaacaacaacaacaacaaccccctccttcctcctcccggaaaaccaccaccaccaccccgcctccaacctcctccccctcttctgACGATACCAACGCAACTATTACCCGCCTCCGCCTTGACCTAACCGAAGCCCTCCGCTCCAAATCCCAATTCCAATCCCGCCTCGCAAAATCCGACGATGAGCTCGCCCGCCTCCGCACAAAAACCACCTCCGATTCCAAAGCCCTCGCAGACCTGACCGCCCAAGCCCGGACACTATCCCGCAAACTCCGTGACCGAGAAGAGGAACTCCGCGCGAAAAACAAGCTCGTCGCCGACGTCCAAGATGAGCTCGCCGTGCTAAACATGCAGCTCGACCAGGTGGAAAAGCAGCGCGCAAAGAGAGAGGCCGAGTACAACCACCTCCTGAGCCGGTATATGGTGCGCGTGGAGCAGGAGACCGAGGCGATGAATCTGGAGCATGACaaaccttcttcttcatcaacaaaacAGAAGAGGTGA
- the DOT1 gene encoding Nucleosomal histone H3-Lys79 methylase (COG:B; EggNog:ENOG503NVIQ), whose protein sequence is MSIFNQKSKFKVKTEVRAVKKTLPEKPKPKSTSAPPSTSRITSSVRASPSTTSTPRASPLPPSARKSQNGSSRYLDPSSALKVPSSSTSSNSRKRPRASHSPASPSFDSDSDSDSASDDDWQDQLDPRKRLKRLEQLRRHDPNRRVRHPKMWKGDRESEGELLPIIHAVEVASLSEKCQPVMGLSRDEVGVRLRYPGSNHKEKYELVKGKDKIEGAQDILTVVRHVASIYLSEEEARPFLDQNSGIYRRLERCKNLNDGKGFKEVLKEYSESLFALQRKGVIAKNLETMRGVPQELVAFILDQVYDRTVAPKVELLAKYENGTDNVYGELLHPFISDIFERTQLTSDMVFVDLGSGVGNVVLQAALEIGCESWGCEMMENACNLADAQKKEFAARCRLWGVAPGKVYLERGDFRKNEPILESLKRADVVLVNNQAFTSQLNDNLVNMFLDLKIGCKIVSLKTFVHDNKLAENDVASSILDVEHLTYPEEYVSWTGAAGTYCISTRK, encoded by the exons ATGAGTATCTTCAACCAAAAATCAAAATTCAAAGTAAAAACCGAAGTCCGCGCCGTAAAGAAGACCCTCCCCGAAAAACCCAAGCCAAAATCTACCtccgcccccccctccacctcccgaaTCACCTCCTCGGTGCGcgcatccccctccacaacctcaacacctcgcgcttcccccctcccgccctccGCCCGCAAGTCCCAAAATGGCTCCTCCCGCTACCTCGACCCATCCTCCGCCCTGAAAgtcccttcctcctctacATCCAGCAACAGCCGAAAGCGACCTCGAGCCAGCcactcccccgcctccccgtCCTTCGACTCAGACTCCGATTCTGACTCCGCCTCCGACGACGACTGGCAAGACCAGCTCGACCCACGAAAGCGCCTCAAGCGTCTCGAACAGCTGCGGCGACATGACCCCAACCGCCGGGTCCGCCACCCAAAGATGTGGAAGGGCGACAGGGAGTCCGAAGGCGAGTTGCTGCCAATAATTCACGCCGTCGAAGTCGCCAGCCTCAGCGAAAAGTGCCAACCGGTTATGGGACTGTCAAGAGATGAGGTAGGCGTCCGGTTGCGCTACCCGGGCTCGAACCACAAGGAGAA ATACGAACTGGTAAAAGGTAAAGACAAGATCGAAGGCGCTCAAGACATCCTGACCGTTGTCCGCCACGTCGCATCCATCTACCTCTCCGAAGAGGAAGCCCGCCCGTTTCTAGACCAAAACTCCGGCATCTACCGCCGGTTAGAACGCTGCAAAAATCTAAACGACGGCAAGGGTTTCAAAGAAGTGCTCAAAGAATATAGCGAAAGTCTGTTCGCCCTCCAGCGCAAAGGTGTGATCGCCAAGAACCTAGAAACCATGCGAGGAGTCCCGCAGGAACTCGTCGCCTTCATCCTAGACCAGGTATACGACCGCACCGTAGCCCCCAAAGTCGAGCTCCTCGCCAAGTACGAAAACGGCACCGACAACGTCTACggcgagctcctccaccccttcatctcGGACATTTTCGAGCGCACCCAACTGACCTCGGACATGGTTTTTGTCGATTTGGGATCCGGCGTTGGCAACGTCGTGCTCCAAGCAGCCCTCGAAATAGGCTGCGAAAGTTGGGGATGCGAAATGATGGAAAACGCCTGCAACCTCGCCGACGCGCAGAAAAAGGAATTCGCCGCCCGCTGCCGGCTGTGGGGGGTAGCGCCCGGAAAGGTCTACCTCGAGAGGGGCGATTTCCGTAAGAACGAACCGATCCTCGAGTCCCTTAAGCGGGCCGACGTGGTGCTGGTGAACAATCAGGCCTTCACCTCGCAGCTCAACGACAACCTTGTCAACATGTTTCTCGACCTCAAGATTGGATGCAAGATTGTGTCGCTCAAGACGTTTGTGCACGACAACAAGCTGGCTGAGAACGATGTCGCTTCGTCGATCTTGGATGTGGAGCATTTGACGTACCCGGAGGAGTACGTCAGCTGGACGGGGGCGGCGGGGACGTATTGTATTTCGACGAGGAAGTAA